A stretch of Coccidioides posadasii str. Silveira chromosome 2, complete sequence DNA encodes these proteins:
- the SPT5_2 gene encoding transcription elongation factor spt5 (EggNog:ENOG410PFCB~COG:K~BUSCO:1669at33183), translating into MSHHPASFIDHDFGSEEEDDDFNPAPVEESDAEDKEVTGEKRRSADRDVEDADGEGVENAGGPVEKHDDEDKDGEDEEHVGDEDAVGERDGNGEDEEDEDEDEEEEEEEEEEEEEEEITGRPRKRRRGGLNNFFEEEAEVEEEEEDVEDEEEEMEAEFVHPDDDAILPAGAETDDRRHRELDRKRDLEASMDAEKQAQALKERYGRNRAAASDLVVVPKRLLLPSVDDPSIWAVKCRPGKEREIVFNIMKRIEERHPASRNPIRITSAFERGGTMSGYVYIEARKQADVMDALDNLSNVFIRSKLTLISVKEMPDLLRVQKSEELQPGGWVRIKRGKYQGDLAQIEEVETNGLEVTVRLVPRLDYGLNDDVQIPNGDTKRKRPGGKSAVARPPQRLFSEAEAKKRHSRYLSAAAGLGGKSWTYLGDTYIDGFLIKDMKIQHLITKNVNPQLDEVTKFARGADDGTVNLDLASLAASLKDTTGEDSYVPGDTVEVFSGEQKGVVGRVIAGRADIVSIKVVEGELEGQRLEVPVKGLRKRFREGDHVKVIGGSKYRDELGMVVRIKDDRVTLLTDMSMQEITVFSKDLREAEDVGVDGKLGQYDVHDLVQLE; encoded by the exons ATGTCCCACCATCCGGCCTCATTTATTGACCATGATTTCggctctgaagaagaagacgatgACTTCAACCCGGCACCGGTAGAGGAGTCCGATGCTGAGGACAAGGAGGTGACAGGAGAGAAGCGCCGCAGCGCGGATAGAGATGTTGAAGATGCCGATGGAGAGGGCGTTGAAAATGCTGGCGGTCCTGTAGAGAAGCACGATGATGAGGACAAGGATGGCGAGGATGAAGAGCACGTAGGCGATGAAGATGCCGTTGGGGAGAGAGACGGGAAtggtgaagatgaagaggacgaggatgaggacgaggaggaagaagaagaagaggaagaagaggaagaagaggaagagatcACT GGTCGACCACGAAAACGTAGACGAGGCGGACTGAATAATTTCTTCgaggaagaagcagaagttgaggaggaagaagaagatgtcgaggatgaagaagaagagatggaAGCCGAATTTGTTCATCCTGATGACGATGCAATCCTGCCCGCTGGCGCCGAGACCGATGATCGAAGACATCGTGAACTCGATAGAAAACGAGACCTCGAGGCATCCATGGATGCAGAAAAACAGGCTCAAGCCTTGAAAGAGCGATATGGACGAAACCGTGCCGCCGCCTCTGACTTGGTAGTTGTTCCCAAGAGGTTATTGCTGCCAAGCGTCGACGATCCGAGTATCTGGGCTGTCAAGTGCCGGCCTGGAAAGGAGCGGGAGATAGTCTTTAATATAATGAAGAGAATAGAGGAGCGTCATCCTGCTTCAAGGAACCCCATTCGGATTACATCTGCGTTTGAGCGAGGCGGAACTATGAGCGGCTACGTTTACATTGAAGCTCGGAAGCAGGCGGATGTCATGGACGCTTTGGACAATTTATCGAACGTGTTCATTAGATCCAAATTGACTTTAATCTCTGTCAAGGAAATGCCTGATCTTTTGAGGGTCCAGAAATCGGAAGAATTGCAGCCCGGAGGTTGGGTCCGCATAAAGCGAGGAAAATATCAAGGCGATTTGGCGCAAATCGAAGAGGTCGAAACCAATGGGCTCGAAGTTACTGTCAGGCTTGTACCTCGTCTCGATTACGGTTTGAATGATGATGTCCAGATTCCAAACGGCGATACAAAGCGGAAGCGACCTGGTGGCAAAAGTGCTGTCGCCCGCCCACCACAGCGCCTGTTCAGCGAAGCAGAAGCGAAGAAGCGACATAGCAGATACTTATCTGCTGCCGCTGGGCTCGGAGGTAAATCATGGACTTATCTCGGCGATACCTATATCGACGGGTTCCTCATCAAAGACATGAAAATCCAGCATCTTATTACCAAGAATGTTAATCCCCAGCTTGATGAAGTTACCAAATTTGCACGCGGTGCTGATGATGGTACTGTCAACCTGGACCTTGCTTCGCTGGCAGCTAGTCTCAAAGACACTACGGGTGAAGACTCCTATGTGCCGGGAGACACGGTAGAAGTCTTTAGCGGGGAACAGAAAGGTGTTGTTGGCAGGGTTATTGCCGGTCGCGCAGATATTGTTTCCATCAAGGTCGTCGAAGGTGAACTGGAGGGTCAGAGGCTTGAGGTTCCTGTTAAAGGTTTAAGAAAACGATTCCGAGAAGGCGACCATGTCAAAGTTATCGGTGGTAGTAAATACCGTGACGAACTCGGAATGGTTGTCCGCATTAAGGATGACCGGGTTACTTTGCTCACTGATATGAGCATGCAAGAGATCACGGTTTTCAGCAAAGATTTGAGGGAAGCGGAAGATGTTGGCGTCGATGGAAAACTAGGCCAGTACGACGTTCATGATCTTGTACAACTTGAGTAA
- a CDS encoding uncharacterized protein (EggNog:ENOG410PFI9~COG:I~BUSCO:4840at33183): MAAKFSKDAVASHNNAGDLWVIIDEDVFDLTKFQDDHPGGKKILQRVAGKDASKQFWKYHNPAVLKKYRKQLQVGSLDTKKEAAPPAPAPAPQTPPATPPAEKKEATTSIATPAPSAPLEPYGDLIPFADPAWYHGYYSPYYNETHAALRDEVRQWVETEIEPHVFEWDEAKKVPDHIYKQMGERGYLAGLLGVGYDPSLSKNTVKSVPPEKWDLFHEVIVTDELSRCASGGVVWNLIGGFGIGCPPLLKFGNKEVVKRVVPGILSGDKRICLAITEPDAGSDVSNLTCEAKLTPDGKHYIVNGEKKWITNGVWADYFTVAVRTGGPGMNGVSVLLIEREFEGVSTRRMDCQGVWSSGTTYITFEDVKVPVENLIGKENRGFKVIMTNFNHERIGIVIQSLRFARVCYEESVKYAHKRRTFGKRLIDHPVIRMKLAHMARQIEASHNWLENIIYQCQNYEDMEASLRLGGAIAGLKAQSTTTFEFCAREASQIFGGLSYSRGGQGGKIERLYRDVRAYAIPGGSEEIMLDLSMRQSLRVHKAFGMSL; this comes from the exons ATGGCGGCAAAGTTCTCCAAAGACGCTGTTGCGTCGCACAACAACGCTGGCGACCTTTGGGTTATCATTGATGAGGATGTTTTTGATTTGACCAAGTTTCAGGATGATCACCCAG GTGGGAAGAAGA TCCTACAACGAGTTGCGGGCAAAGATGCCTCGAAGCAATTTTGGAAATACCACAATCCCGCCGTGTTGAAGAAATACCGGAAGCAGCTCCAGGTCGGATCGTTAGATACTAAGAAGGAGGCtgctcctcctgctcctgcTCCTGCTCCCCAGACTCCACCAGCTACTCCCCCCGCCGAGAAGAAAGAGGCTACCACATCTATCGCGACTCCGGCTCCTAGCGCTCCCTTGGAGCCTTATGGCGACTTGATCCCATTCGCCGACCCGGCTTGGTATCACGGT TACTATTCCCCTTACTACAACGAGACCCATGCTGCCCTTCGTGATGAAGTCCGCCAGTGGGTCGAGACCGAGATCGAGCCCCATGTTTTCGAGTGGGATGAAGCCAAGAAAGTCCCCGACCACATTTACAAGCAGATGGGAGAAAGAGGATACCTTGCTGGTTTGCTTGGTGTCGGATACGACCCTTCACTCTCAAAGAATACCGTCAAGAGCGTTCCTCCCGAGAAATGGGATCTGTTCCACGAGGTGATCGTGACCGACGAACTTTCCCGCTGTGCCAGCGGAGGCGTCGTCTGGAATCTCATTGGTGGCTTCGGTATCGGCTGCCCGCCCCTTCTCAAGTTTGGAAACAAGGAAGTCGTGAAGAGAGTTGTGCCCGGCATCCTCTCTGGAGACAAACGTATCTGCCTTGCCATCACTGAGCCCGACGCTGGAAGTGACGTGTCGAACTTGACCTGCGAGGCCAAACTGACCCCTGACGGGAAGCACTACATCGTCAACGGTGAGAAGAAATGGATCACAAACGGTGTGTGGGCAGATTATTTCACCGTGGCCGTTCGCACCGGTGGCCCTGGCATGAACGGCGTCAGCGTCTTGCTTATCGAGCGGGAGTTCGAAGGTGTGAGCACGCGTAGAATGGATTGCCAGGGAGTTTGGAGCAGTGGCACTACATACATCACATTTGAGGATGTCAAGGTTCCAGTCGAGAACTTGATCGGCAAGGAGAACAGGGGCTTCAAGG TTATCATGACCAACTTTAACCACGAGCGTATCGGAATTGTCATCCAATCTCTGCGTTTCGCTCGCGTCTGCTACGAGGAATCTGTGAAGTACGCCCACAAGCGCCGCACCTTTGGCAAGCGCTTGATCGACCACCCCGTTATCCGTATGAAACTCGCCCACATGGCCCGCCAGATCGAAGCGTCGCACAACTGGCTCGAGAACATCATCTACCAATGCCAGAATTACGAGGACATGGAAGCGTCCCTTCGCCTCGGTGGTGCCATTGCCGGCCTCAAGGCTCAGTCTACCACGACCTTTGAATTCTGCGCGCGCGAGGCCAGTCAGATCTTTGGTGGACTCAGTTACAGCCGCGGCGGGCAAGGTGGTAAAATTGAGCGCCTGTATCGTGACGTTAGGGCGTACGCCATTCCCGGAGGCAGCGAAGAAATTATGTTGGATCTCAGCATGAGACAGAGCTTGAGAGTCCACAAAGCTTTCGGCATGAGCTTGTga
- the RPN2 gene encoding proteasome regulatory particle base subunit (BUSCO:54252at4751~EggNog:ENOG410PGI2~COG:O~BUSCO:883at33183), with protein sequence MVGLVSAAGLVGFLSEPDTELKVFALKTLDTQVDSLWSEIAGSVGQIEALCEDESFPERELASLVAAKVYYNLQEYNESTVFALGAGHLFDIENGGEFEETIISKCIDTFVSISAMQKSSPNVDASGKPHVNTSFPQQVNGAASTSAGLTSPITPFSQSTLPSKSLLSRPESSADSSYQRGESDDVEGPTEVPLVIQRGVQKQLQAVISRLFERCFQQKRYRQVIGIAVEAKNLDILRTAILRAAEDEKSQGGESSRRGEELMEYVLGICMNVVQERAFRNEILKLILELLSEIPSPDYFSIAKCVVYLNEHTMASDILRQLVEKGDARSLAVAYQISFDLYDNSTQEFLRKVRQEVAGFCPEDDPTSENPDKMEEEAKETDALLQDKDEANASSSGLGKSNLSSEARSAFTNIRNILDGVNSIQLNLEFLYRNNKADIAILNRIKDSLEARNSIFHTAVTLSNAFMHAGTTHDKFFRDNLEWLGKAVNWSKFTATAALGVIHRGNLTQGQKLLAPYLPKENIAGVGSSGSVYSQGGSLYAFGLIYANHEGWAVDLIREHFNKATEEVVQHGGALGLGVSAMATGDEDIYRDLKNVLHTDSALNGEAVGLAMGLVMLGTGNMKALEDMIQYAHETQHEKIIRGLAMGMALIMYGRQEAADELINGLLGDPDPTLRYGGIMAIALAYCGTGSNKAVRRLLHVAVSDVNDDVRRVAVMSLGFILFRKYHSVPRMVELLSESYNPHVRYGAAMALGISCAGTGLDEAVDLLEPMLKDPTDFVRQGALIALAMVLVQQNETMNPKVGTIRKAMQKVIGDRHEDAMAKFGCAVALGIIDAGGRNCTISLQTQTGNLNMPGIVGAAVFTQYWYWFPLTHFLSLSFTPTAVIGVDQKLEAPVFKFHCNTRPSLFDYPPEQQVKADEAPEKVKTAVLSTTAQAKRRAQRKERQQRRESMDVDQTPTTPKGTGQSHDKMEVDESQPKGEDEGKAAEKEAETPKRKVEKEKVGYELANMSRVLPAQLKYLTFPDPRYEPVKRPTGGVTVVLDKSPSEPREIMELKASKDVRQAAAPQTLQDRINAAIYGAEGVPAAGQAETAPQVPAVGGSGAAAAAGVLTAVDEDEESGEEAPVPDEFSYYSDAE encoded by the exons ATGGTCGGACTCGTTTCAGCAGCCGGCCTGGTGGGCTTTCTATCGGAGCCTGACACCGAGCTCAAGGTATTCGCCCTGAAGACTTTGGATACTCAGGTGGACTCGTTATGGTCCGAAATTGCTGGATCCGTCGGCCAAAT CGAAGCTCTCTGCGAAGACGAATCCTTTCCTGAACGTGAACTTGCCTCTCTCGTTGCGGCTAAGGTTTACTATAACCTACAGGAGTATAACGAAAGTACAGTTTTCGCATTGGGAGCGGGGCATCTGTTCGATATTGAGAACGGCGGCGAATTTGAAGAAACCATCATCT CAAAATGCATAGATACATTTGTGTCTATATCTGCGATGCAAAAGAGCAGTCCAAATGTCGATGCGTCGGGTAAACCCCATGTCAACACCTCGTTTCCTCAACAAGTTAATGGAGCTGCAAGCACGTCAGCCGGTCTTACGTCCCCCATTACACCATTTTCGCAATCTACGTTACCATCCAAGTCTCTTCTATCCCGCCCCGAATCGTCGGCTGATAGTAGCTATCAGAGAGGTGAGAGTGATGACGTTGAAGGCCCGACTGAGGTGCCACTTGTGATTCAACGTGGAGTCCAGAAGCAGCTTCAAGCAGTCATCAGCCGCCTCTTTGAACGGTGTTTCCAGCAGAAGAGATATCGCCAGGTCATTGGCATTGCGGTGGAAGCAAAGAATTTGGACATTCTCCGAACGGCTATACTACGCGCTgctgaagatgaaaagagCCAGGGAGGTGAATCGTCACGCCGCGGGGAAGAATTAATGGAATATGTTCTCGGAATTTGCATGAACGTTGTGCAAGAACGGGCATTTAGAAACGAG ATTTTAAAGTTGATACTCGAGCTACTGAGCGAAATTCCTTCCCCCGACTACTTTTCCATTGCTAAGTGTGTGGTGTACCTGAATGAGCACACTATGGCCTCCGACATTCTTCGACAGCTTGTGGAGAAGGGAGATGCGAGATCTCTGGCAGTCGCTTATCAGATTTCTTTTGACCTGTATGACAACAGCACACAAGAGTTTTTAAGGAAGGTTCGTCAAGAAGTGGCTGGATTTTGCCCTGAGGACGACCCTACGTCGGAAAATCCAGATAAAatggaagaagaagcaaaagaaaCGGATGCTCTCCTTCAAGACAAGGACGAGGCAAATGCTTCCAGTTCAGGGCTTGGAAAAAGTAACCTCTCATCGGAGGCGCGTTCCGCATTCACCAATATTCGCAATATCCTAGACGGTGTTAATTCGATTCAGCTGAATCTCGAATTCCTTTACAGAAACAACAAAGCCGATATTGCGATATTGAATAGGATTAAGGATAGCCTTGAAGCTCGGAACTCGATTTTCCATACCGCCGTGACTCTATCGAATGCATTTATGCATGCTGGAACTACACACGACAAATTTTTCCGAGACAACCTGGAATGGCTTGGGAAAGCTGTCAATTGGTCGAAATTCACAGCCACCGCTGCCCTCGGTGTTATTCATCGTGGAAATCTCACACAGGGTCAGAAACTTTTGGCACCCTATCTACCTAAAGAAAATATTGCGGGAGTGGGCAGTTCGGGTTCTGTTTACAGCCAAGGTGGATCTCTCTATGCTTTCGGTTTGATCTATGCGAACCACGAGGGTTGGGCTGTTGATCTTATCCGTGAGCATTTCAACAAGGCAACCGAAGAAGTCGTCCAGCACGGTGGCGCACTTGGTTTGGGCGTTTCAGCTATGGCAACCGGTGATGAGGACATTTATAGGGACTTGAAAAATGTTCTTCACACGGACTCGGCTCTAAATGGAGAGGCTGTTGGTCTTGCAATGGGGCTGGTAATGCTGGGGACTGGAAATATGAAGGCTCTCGAAGATATGATTCAATATGCACACGAGACTCAACATGAGAAGATTATTCGAGGTCTTGCGATGGGGATGGCTCTCATTATGTACGGCCGCCAGGAAGCGGCGGACGAGCTGATCAATGGTTTGCTGGGTGACCCGGATCCCACTCTACGCTATGGCGGTATTATGGCTATTGCTTTGGCTTACTGTGGAACTGGTAGCAACAAGGCCGTTCGCAGACTGCTCCATGTTGCTGTCAGTGATGTTAATGATGATGTCCGACGAGTTGCAGTGATGAGTCTGGGATTCATCCTCTTCAGAAAGTATCACAGTGTTCCCCGAATGGTCGAGCTCCTTTCAGAATCCTACAACCCGCATGTCCGGTACGGAGCTGCTATGGCCCTTGGCATCTCTTGCGCTGGAACCGGCCTAGACGAAGCGGTTGATCTCTTAGAACCGATGCTAAAGGACCCGACTGACTTCGTTCGACAAGGAGCTCTGATAGCACTAGCCATGGTTCTCGTGCAGCAGAACGAGACCATGAACCCCAAAGTCGGGACGATCCGAAAGGCAATGCAGAAAGTGATTGGTGACCGCCACGAAGACGCGATGGCTAAATTCGGCTGTGCTGTCGCCTTGGGTATCATCGATGCGGGTGGACGCAACTGCACCATCAGCCTGCAGACACAAACCGGCAATCTCAACATGCCTGGAATTGTCGGGGCTGCCGTTTTCACGCAATACTGGTACTGGTTCCCGTTGACACATTTCTTGTCTCTCAGCTTTACCCCCACCGCCGTTATTGGTGTCGATCAGAAGCTAGAGGCGCCAGTTTTCAAATTCCATTGCAATACCCGACCTAGCTTGTTCGACTACCCACCCGAGCAGCAGGTCAAGGCCGACGAGGCCCCGGAAAAAGTGAAGACTGCGGTCCTCTCGACCACCGCGCAGGCCAAGCGGCGAGCGCAGCGCAAAGAAAGGCAACAGCGCCGAGAGAGCATGGATGTGGACCAAACGCCAACGACGCCCAAGGGGACTGGTCAGTCCCACGACAAGATGGAAGTGGACGAAAGCCAGCCCAAGGGTGAGGATGAGGGCAAGGCTGCTGAAAAAGAAGCCGAAACACCCAAGCGCAAAGTCGAAAAGGAGAAAGTGGGCTATGAGCTGGCCAACATGTCGAGAGTTCTTCCTGCGCAGCTAAAATACTTGACGTTCCCTGATCCACGATATGAGCCGGTGAAACGG CCCACTGGCGGTGTCACAGTTGTCCTCGACAAAAGTCCGTCCGAACCACGCGAGATTATGGAATTGAAAGCCAGCAAGGACGTCCGGCAAGCCGCTGCGCCGCAGACGCTACAGGATCGAATCAACGCTGCGATCTACGGTGCGGAAGGAGTTCCGGCAGCGGGTCAAGCAGAAACGGCTCCTCAAGTGCCTGCCGTTGGTGGCAGCGGTGCTGCGGCGGCGGCAGGAGTCTTAACCGCTGTAGACGAGGATGAGGAAAGCGGCGAGGAAGCTCCAGTGCCCGATGAATTCAGTTACTACTCTGATGCGGAGTGA
- a CDS encoding uncharacterized protein (EggNog:ENOG410PP1U~BUSCO:10719at33183), with translation MATSPLDKSGKLLPVPLSASVHHSDPFIFIERQSRQLQNDLQALLDVQSAGLSAGLSASSNDHTSTTSSTSSTSRLASPKATMTIPVRQPPKKKISLRGARRGILKAMDGLLTLREEERRVIGFELGCRREALREVDNFVSKHNGLEIALSQMQGDQETLRMDSLKNESRALEKEIMALENHLAEMKARHRQIFNEITQLQNSVDSKLSSYKESLALVHKDVQNYLRSPPVQPLLTMFPDTPTFYSLHPKRRTLEMAKEHWQHESMELRKRRRKVDHEIGALKEGGKVWHEVISTISTFETSIRKKMSRISESRLETGDKSIQDCIVRDMNDVIGQLAANLQVAEEKSWNLLICSIGAELEAFRQGRSAFMEMFDYHDKEATDDQGGTAVGNVPEELLRVTESPSPTPQPEPPSNASCSDVSDTVKSSPRCSPIRPSDDDEQDQVFLFSKVD, from the coding sequence ATGGCGACGTCACCCTTGGACAAGAGCGGCAAGCTCCTGCCGGTGCCACTCTCTGCCTCTGTTCATCATTCGGATCCATTTATCTTCATCGAGAGGCAGTCACGACAGCTCCAGAATGACTTACAGGCGCTTCTCGATGTACAAAGCGCCGGCTTGTCGGCCGGACTGTCAGCGTCCTCGAACGATCACACTTCGACTACGAGCTCTACTTCTTCCACGTCTCGCCTTGCGAGCCCAAAGGCGACCATGACAATCCCTGTTCGACAGCCgcccaagaagaaaattagTTTGAGAGGAGCTAGGAGGGGTATTTTGAAAGCTATGGATGGGCTTCTGACTTtgagagaagaagaacgcCGTGTCATTGGCTTCGAGCTCGGTTGCCGGCGGGAAGCCTTGAGAGAGGTCGATAATTTTGTCAGCAAGCATAACGGGTTGGAAATAGCACTATCCCAGATGCAAGGAGACCAAGAAACGTTGAGGATGGATTCTCTCAAAAATGAGTCCCGTGCTCTTGAAAAGGAAATCATGGCATTAGAGAACCATCTCGCCGAGATGAAAGCACGTCACAGGCAAATTTTCAATGAGATAACGCAGCTCCAAAATTCCGTCGATTCAAAACTGTCGTCATACAAAGAGTCGCTAGCACTGGTTCACAAGGACGTACAAAACTATCTGAGATCCCCACCGGTTCAGCCCCTTCTGACTATGTTCCCGGATACACCGACGTTCTACTCGCTCCATCCGAAACGTCGGACACTAGAGATGGCAAAGGAACACTGGCAGCACGAAAGCATGGAACTTCGCAAACGGAGAAGAAAAGTTGATCATGAGATCGGTGCGCTCaaagaaggaggaaaagTGTGGCACGAAGTTATATCCACAATATCAACTTTCGAAACATCAATACGCAAGAAAATGTCACGTATTTCAGAAAGTCGCCTTGAGACAGGCGATAAGTCTATTCAGGATTGCATTGTACGAGACATGAATGATGTGATTGGACAGTTAGCCGCCAATCTGCAAGTTGCCGAGGAGAAGAGCTGGAATCTACTCATTTGCAGCATTGGTGCCGAGCTTGAAGCTTTTCGTCAAGGTAGATCTGCATTCATGGAAATGTTTGACTATCATGACAAGGAGGCTACGGACGACCAGGGTGGCACTGCCGTTGGAAATGTTCCAGAAGAATTGCTGAGGGTAACCGAATCACCGTCGCCAACGCCACAACCCGAACCTCCTTCAAATGCATCTTGTAGTGATGTGAGTGACACTGTGAAATCTTCGCCTCGGTGTTCCCCCATTAGACCCAGTGACGACGATGAGCAAGATCAAGTCTTTCTATTCTCTAAGGTAGACTAG